One Shewanella sp. MR-4 DNA window includes the following coding sequences:
- a CDS encoding tetratricopeptide repeat protein, whose translation MGKYNLQDGISLPESALDVGAHLGFSNLEAAKWAWFELAGAVLSHYLVDQQQRLNALLHWFYQDLGFCVRDNYFSTEAADLGTCLITKQGNSTTLATVLMLLAKQLDLELEALLLPGNTVLRSNVAGVVRYHDPLTGKELTKHQLHVLVRGELGNAAELKPSYLKAASVKKLISRMLHELKAGCIVSHQFEAAMECCNLLLQWHPDDVHLNRERAFIAQQLGCINVAAADLQHFVDNSPHDPVIEIVKMQLKELSEHAEIYH comes from the coding sequence ATGGGTAAATACAATCTGCAAGATGGCATTTCTTTGCCCGAGTCGGCATTGGATGTAGGTGCTCACCTTGGATTTTCAAACCTCGAAGCGGCGAAATGGGCTTGGTTTGAATTGGCGGGAGCCGTATTAAGTCATTACCTGGTGGATCAACAGCAACGCTTAAATGCGTTGCTGCATTGGTTTTATCAGGACTTGGGTTTTTGTGTCCGCGACAATTACTTCAGTACCGAAGCGGCGGACTTAGGCACTTGCCTTATCACTAAACAGGGCAATAGCACCACACTGGCGACGGTTTTGATGCTACTGGCCAAGCAGCTCGATTTAGAGCTCGAAGCCTTACTCTTACCGGGTAATACCGTGCTTCGCAGTAATGTTGCTGGCGTTGTGCGTTATCACGATCCGCTGACGGGCAAAGAGCTAACGAAACATCAGCTCCATGTGTTAGTGCGCGGTGAGCTGGGGAACGCGGCCGAGCTTAAGCCAAGCTATTTAAAGGCTGCGTCGGTGAAGAAGCTGATTTCGCGCATGCTGCATGAGCTTAAGGCGGGGTGTATTGTGTCGCATCAATTTGAGGCGGCGATGGAATGTTGCAACTTACTGCTACAGTGGCACCCAGATGATGTGCATTTAAATCGGGAGCGCGCCTTTATCGCCCAGCAACTGGGGTGTATCAATGTCGCTGCGGCCGATCTGCAACACTTTGTCGATAACAGCCCGCATGATCCTGTTATCGAAATTGTCAAAATGCAGCTCAAAGAGCTCAGTGAACACGCTGAAATCTATCACTAA
- a CDS encoding DUF819 domain-containing protein, which translates to MASTALVTNDAVALGILATILGFVFYTSSSSHPFWQKFYRFIPALLLCYFLPSLLNTFGVIDGGTSQLYYVASRYLLPACLVLLILSVDLKAILGLGPKAVIMFLTGTVGIVIGGPIALLVVSFIEPSLIGVDSPDAVWRGMTTLAGSWIGGGANQAAMKEIYEVGGNIFSVMVTVDVIVANIWMAVLLFMASKAKEIDAKTGADTTAIETLKNKVEQYHAENARIPSLRDLMLIVAVGFGITGVAHIAADFLGPYFEANYPWTEDYSLTSKFFWLVVIVTTIGLAMSFSPMRHLEAAGASKVASAFLYILVATIGLHMDVSKVLDTPLYFLVGIIWMIVHAGFMLLIAKLIKAPLFYMAVGSQANVGGAASAPVVAAAFHPALAPVGVLLAVFGYALGTYMAWLCGQLLQAVAV; encoded by the coding sequence ATGGCAAGCACGGCATTAGTCACCAATGACGCGGTGGCGCTGGGAATATTGGCAACGATTCTGGGATTTGTGTTTTATACCAGTAGTAGTAGCCATCCATTTTGGCAAAAGTTTTACCGTTTTATCCCCGCGTTATTACTCTGCTATTTCTTGCCATCGTTGTTGAATACCTTTGGGGTGATCGATGGTGGCACATCGCAGCTTTACTATGTGGCCTCGCGTTATCTATTGCCCGCCTGTTTGGTGCTACTGATTTTAAGTGTGGATTTAAAAGCTATCTTAGGGCTGGGGCCTAAGGCGGTGATCATGTTTTTAACTGGGACTGTCGGCATTGTGATCGGCGGACCGATCGCACTGCTCGTAGTGTCCTTTATCGAACCCTCATTGATTGGTGTCGATAGTCCTGATGCTGTGTGGCGTGGCATGACGACCCTCGCGGGGAGCTGGATTGGCGGCGGTGCCAACCAAGCCGCGATGAAAGAAATTTATGAGGTGGGCGGCAATATCTTCTCCGTGATGGTGACAGTCGATGTGATTGTGGCCAATATTTGGATGGCGGTATTGTTGTTTATGGCGTCAAAAGCCAAAGAAATCGATGCCAAGACAGGTGCTGATACCACAGCAATTGAGACCTTAAAGAACAAGGTTGAGCAGTATCATGCTGAAAATGCACGTATTCCAAGCCTGCGTGATCTGATGCTGATTGTGGCCGTCGGCTTTGGCATCACTGGCGTGGCCCATATTGCCGCCGATTTCCTCGGCCCTTATTTTGAGGCCAACTATCCTTGGACAGAGGATTACAGCTTAACCTCTAAGTTCTTCTGGTTAGTGGTGATTGTGACCACCATAGGTTTAGCCATGTCCTTTAGCCCTATGCGCCATTTAGAGGCGGCGGGGGCTTCTAAGGTGGCGTCGGCATTCTTGTATATTTTGGTGGCGACCATTGGTTTACATATGGATGTGAGCAAGGTCCTTGATACACCGCTATATTTTTTAGTGGGCATTATTTGGATGATAGTGCACGCTGGCTTTATGTTATTGATTGCTAAATTAATTAAGGCTCCATTGTTTTATATGGCCGTGGGCAGTCAGGCAAACGTGGGAGGGGCTGCATCGGCGCCAGTTGTGGCAGCGGCGTTCCACCCAGCTTTAGCCCCTGTTGGGGTATTGTTAGCCGTATTTGGTTATGCGCTAGGCACTTATATGGCGTGGCTCTGCGGTCAGTTACTGCAAGCCGTCGCGGTATAG
- a CDS encoding GNAT family N-acetyltransferase, with protein sequence MNLMIIDDESAEFADAVKQKIVEFNQLHWQTLKRQNLGLKLQDEDGSLLAGLSGKTFGNWLLIDYLWVDAALRQQNIGSRLLLEAETKAKQRGCQFVLLDTLDFQAKPFYERHGYRVQWVQQAYPETGSKFFMVKVL encoded by the coding sequence ATGAATTTAATGATAATTGACGATGAGTCCGCCGAATTTGCCGATGCAGTAAAGCAAAAAATCGTCGAATTTAATCAGCTGCACTGGCAAACACTAAAACGCCAAAACCTAGGATTAAAATTACAGGATGAGGACGGCAGCTTGCTCGCGGGCTTAAGCGGCAAAACCTTTGGTAATTGGCTATTGATTGACTACCTTTGGGTCGATGCCGCATTGCGCCAGCAAAATATCGGCTCACGCTTATTACTCGAGGCCGAAACCAAGGCCAAACAACGCGGCTGCCAATTTGTCCTGCTCGATACCTTAGATTTTCAAGCCAAACCTTTCTATGAACGCCACGGATATCGCGTGCAGTGGGTACAACAAGCCTACCCTGAAACCGGCAGTAAATTCTTTATGGTGAAAGTGTTATAG
- a CDS encoding SirB2 family protein, whose protein sequence is METFYSLYPAVKHLHLTLIAVSVLFFVVRFVLHLRQSALMGKKVFKIAPHVIDTFLLLSGLTLCFMIKQYPFVDPWLTEKIGAVLAYIALGVIAIKANRNKLFKVFAFLGALGWLVYAAKLAHFKQAVLLG, encoded by the coding sequence ATGGAAACTTTTTACAGTCTTTATCCTGCTGTTAAGCACCTGCATTTAACCTTAATTGCCGTGAGTGTGCTGTTTTTTGTCGTTCGTTTTGTGTTGCATTTACGTCAGTCAGCACTGATGGGCAAGAAAGTATTCAAAATCGCGCCCCATGTTATCGACACTTTTTTACTGCTGTCGGGTTTAACCCTGTGCTTTATGATCAAGCAATATCCTTTTGTGGACCCTTGGTTGACCGAAAAGATTGGCGCCGTGCTCGCGTATATTGCCTTGGGCGTGATTGCGATAAAAGCGAACAGAAACAAATTGTTCAAAGTTTTTGCCTTTTTAGGTGCATTAGGTTGGTTAGTTTACGCCGCCAAATTGGCGCATTTTAAACAAGCGGTATTATTGGGTTAA
- the prmC gene encoding peptide chain release factor N(5)-glutamine methyltransferase, with translation MADQSSIAEALQWAYVQLAPTSESAHLDAEVFLLYCLNKSRAFLYTWPEKALTVEQWKRFQQMVQRRQQGVPVAHIVGEREFWSLPFIVNDTTLIPRPDTEILVETALNLPLESNAKVLDLGTGTGAIALALASERATWQITAVDKVEDAVALAKANRTNLKLEQVEILQSDWFSAIKAHDFDLIVSNPPYIDEADEHLHQGDVRFEPQSALTAADEGFADLYYIAKTARDYLKPNGYILLEHGFEQAVKLREKLTELGYQNVATVRDFGSNDRCTMGKWMGLIGI, from the coding sequence TTGGCTGATCAATCGAGTATCGCCGAGGCTCTGCAATGGGCCTACGTCCAGCTAGCGCCTACCTCTGAATCCGCCCATTTGGATGCAGAGGTTTTCCTGCTGTATTGCCTCAATAAAAGCCGTGCATTTCTCTACACTTGGCCCGAAAAAGCCTTAACGGTGGAGCAGTGGAAACGTTTCCAGCAAATGGTGCAACGTCGCCAGCAGGGCGTACCCGTGGCGCATATTGTGGGTGAGCGTGAGTTTTGGTCACTGCCATTTATCGTGAATGACACCACGTTAATTCCTCGCCCCGATACCGAAATCTTAGTCGAGACTGCCTTAAACTTGCCCCTTGAGAGCAATGCTAAGGTGCTGGACTTAGGAACCGGAACCGGTGCGATTGCGCTGGCTCTGGCTTCTGAGCGGGCGACTTGGCAAATCACTGCCGTCGATAAGGTGGAAGATGCGGTGGCCTTGGCCAAAGCGAATCGGACTAACCTTAAGCTCGAGCAGGTGGAGATCCTCCAAAGTGACTGGTTTAGCGCTATCAAGGCCCATGACTTTGATTTAATTGTCTCAAATCCGCCTTACATTGATGAGGCCGATGAGCATTTACATCAAGGTGATGTACGTTTTGAGCCGCAAAGTGCGCTCACTGCCGCCGATGAGGGCTTTGCCGATCTTTACTACATAGCCAAAACCGCTCGGGATTATTTAAAGCCCAACGGCTATATTCTGCTCGAACATGGTTTTGAGCAGGCGGTAAAGCTTAGAGAAAAACTGACCGAGCTGGGTTATCAGAATGTCGCGACCGTGCGGGATTTTGGCAGCAATGACAGATGCACTATGGGTAAGTGGATGGGCTTGATTGGCATTTAA